One region of Polypterus senegalus isolate Bchr_013 chromosome 11, ASM1683550v1, whole genome shotgun sequence genomic DNA includes:
- the sstr1b gene encoding somatostatin receptor type 1, with translation MEVGNNSDDLLYPTGFPFNYSFKYGDSDLEQDASKIVIPSIYAIVCCVGLTGNAMVIYVILKYAKMKTATNIYILNLAIADELFMLSVPFLATSAALQHWPFGSLMCRLVLSVDGINMFTSIFCLTVLSIDRYIAVVHPIKAARYRRPTVAKMINICVWVFSLVVILPIIIFADTVPSDDGGVDCNFLWPESSWSEAFVVYTFLLGFLLPVVAICLCYCLIVVKMRAVALKAGWLQRRKSEKKITRMVMLVVTVFVICWMPFYIIQLVSVFQRPPDPIITQLFVILSYANSGANPILYGFVSDNFRRSFQRIMCFRWMESGMDGEPVDYCAVALKTKVVCNPKEFQKDCLASEMVYRNGTCTRTTTL, from the coding sequence ATGGAGGTGGGAAATAATTCTGATGATCTGCTATATCCCACAGGGTTTCCATTCAACTATTCTTTTAAATATGGAGACTCAGATCTGGAACAAGATGCCAGCAAGATTGTGATCCCCTCCATTTATGCTATTGTTTGCTGTGTTGGACTGACTGGAAATGCAATGGTTATTTATGTTATCTTAAAATATGCCAAGATGAAAACTGCTACAAACATATACATACTGAACTTAGCTATTGCAGATGAACTTTTCATGTTGAGTGTTCCCTTCTTGGCTACATCTGCTGCTCTACAGCACTGGCCTTTTGGATCTCTGATGTGCAGACTGGTCTTGAGCGTCGATGGAATTAATATGTTCACCAGTATCTTCTGTCTTACTGTTCTAAGTATTGACCGCTATATTGCAGTCGTTCATCCAATCAAAGCAGCTCGCTATCGCCGTCCAACAGTTGCCAAAATGATCAACATTTGTGTATGGGTATTTTCTTTGGTGGTCATCCTACCTATCATTATATTTGCTGACACAGTTCCATCTGATGATGGAGGAGTTGACTGTAACTTCTTGTGGCCGGAATCTTCGTGGTCAGAAGCATTTGTAGTTtacacttttctgcttggtttccTCCTCCCTGTGGTGGCCATCTGTCTCTGCTACTGCTTGATTGTAGTCAAGATGAGAGCAGTAGCACTGAAAGCAGGATGGCTGCAAAGACGGAAGTCTGAAAAGAAGATCACAAGGATGGTAATGTTAGTGGTCACTGTGTTTGTCATCTGCTGGATGCCATTTTACATCATCCAGCTGGTCAGCGTTTTTCAGAGACCACCTGACCCTATTATCACTCAACTTTTTGTTATCCTGAGCTATGCCAACAGCGGGGCCAACCCGATCCTTTATGGCTTTGTCTCGGACAACTTTCGACGCTCTTTTCAGAGGATCATGTGTTTCCGATGGATGGAAAGTGGGATGGATGGTGAACCAGTTGACTACTGTGCTGTGGCTTTAAAAACTAAAGTGGTGTGTAACCCCAAAGAATTCCAGAAAGACTGCCTAGCTTCAGAAATGGTGTACAGGAATGGAACTTGTACTCGAACCACCACTTTGTGA